In a single window of the Mesoplodon densirostris isolate mMesDen1 chromosome 18, mMesDen1 primary haplotype, whole genome shotgun sequence genome:
- the CPSF4L gene encoding putative cleavage and polyadenylation specificity factor subunit 4-like protein, whose protein sequence is MQEVIAGLERITFTFEKDVEMQKGTGLLPFQGMDKSSSAVCNFFAKGLCEKGKLCPFRHDRGEKMVVCKHWLRGLCKKGDQCKFLHQYDVTRMPVCYFYSKFGECNNKECPFLHVKPAFKTRDCPWYDQGFCKDGPLCKYRHVRRIMCINYLAGFCPEGPKCQFAQKVQSPKTVPGRNKI, encoded by the exons ATGCAGGAGGTCATTGCCGGGCTGGAGCGGATCACCTTCACCTTCGAGAAGGATGTAGAGATGCAGAAGGGCACTGGACTCCTGCCTTTCCAGGGCATGGACA AGTCCAGCTCAGCTGTGTGCAACTTCTTCGCTAAAGGGCTCTGCGAGAAAG GGAAGCTGTGCCCCTTCCGGCACGACCGAGGGGAGAAGATGGTGGTGTGTAAGCACTGGCTCCGGGGGCTGTGCAAGAAGGGTGACCAGTGCAAGTTCCTGCACCAGTACGACGTCACCAGGATGCCTGTGTGCTACTTCTACTCCAAGTTCG GTGAATGCAACAACAAGGAATGTCCCTTTCTCCATGTGAAGCCGGCCTTCAAGACCCGGGACTGTCCGTGGTATGACCAAGGTTTCTGCAAGGACG GTCCCCTGTGTAAATATCGCCACGTCCGCAGAATAATGTGTATTAACTACTTAGCTGGCTTCTGCCCTGAGGGACCCAAATGCCAATTTGCACA aaaggtacaatctcctaagactgtaccaggaagaaacaaaatatga